One genomic window of Salvia miltiorrhiza cultivar Shanhuang (shh) chromosome 4, IMPLAD_Smil_shh, whole genome shotgun sequence includes the following:
- the LOC131022251 gene encoding uncharacterized protein LOC131022251, translating to MTTKKGKQKILQVHGNNKKKKTAMDTREPNEDDDFMDSPPLLSHGGKKDDSTKKCSTKKKKKTVDRSIASTSGEKDEENVKKKRRRQKNPKGVKCKRRCLRKVYDDKNEEANGNSEEGNNEDDEKYPKLNTRSTPAAFYKKLRELNDAQRRAIEAIGFGKILQLTIKDVPSKLAYWVLDRYDSRSGVLEIDGTCKVKIEEDDVYRVFGFPKGAKKIDVFERTAVNELFNEWMGFFQCVEKLPYIRFDVVRTHRKT from the exons ATGACAACAAAGAAGGGGAAGCAGAAAATTTTACAAG TTCATGGAAacaataagaagaaaaaaacagCAATGGATACAAGAGAACCAAATGAAGATGACG ATTTCATGGATAGTCCCCCACTTCTTTCACATGGAGGCAAAAAAGATGATAGTACAAAGAAATGCAGTaccaagaaaaaaaagaaaactgtTGACAGGAGTATAGCATCAACATCCGGAGAGAAGGATGAAGAGAATGTTAAAAAGAAACGTCGTCGGCAAAAAAATCCAAAAGGTGTGAAATGCAAGAGAAGATGCCTGCGTAAAGTTTATGATGACAAAAATGAAGAAGCAAATGGAAACAGCGAAGAAGGGAACAATGAGGATGACGAAAAATACCCAAAACTCAACACTCGAAGCACGCCGGCTGCCTTCTACAAGAAGCTGCGTGAGTTGAATGATGCACAGCGCAGAGCCATTGAAGCAATAGGATTTGGAAAGATATTGCAACTCACAATAAAAGATGTGCCTTCAAAATTGGCGTATTGGGTATTAGACAGGTATGATTCTCGAAGTGGAGTACTTGAAATAGATGGAACATGCAAGGTGAAGATTGAAGAGGATGATGTCTACCGGGTATTCGGCTTTCCAAAAGGTGCtaaaaaaattgatgtattCGAAAGGACAGCAGTGAACGAATTATTCAACGAATGGATGGGATTCTTCCAATGTGTTGAAAAACTGCCCTACATAAGGTTTGATGTTGTCAGGACACACCGGAAAACATAA
- the LOC131022872 gene encoding uncharacterized protein LOC131022872, producing the protein LGLLTPRAAPPSLPSLDSLPSPSVGVPHLHRRSSSPIRSPARRWSHARRSIPASLGLSASLPASLPPSPAAGVTPRSLARQQQRQCSTLQFVQLQPPSFQFGSPHSTASLLIFSCLLKFIEGKGCVFTYDAVGSYERVGYSAQGSGATLITPFLDNQLKSPSPLLLPAKDAVTPLSEVEAIDLVKTCFVSATERDIYTGDEVEMLVVNASGLRREFMDLRKD; encoded by the exons ctcggtCTTCTCACTCCCCGCGCCGCACCTCCATCTCTGCCATCCCTAGACTCACTCCCATCTCCCTCAGTCGGCGTGCCTCACCTCCATCGCCGGTCGTCTTCTCCGATTCGCTCGCCCGCCCGCCGCTGGAGTCACGCTCGCCGCTCGATCCCTGCTTCGCTCGGCCTCTCTGCCTCGCTCCctgcttctctccctccatcGCCCGCCGCTGGAGTCACGCCGCGCTCGCTCGCCcgccagcagcagcggcagtgcagCACACTCCAGTTCGTGCAACTCCAGCCGCCGTCGTTCCAGTTCGGCTCGCCGCACTCCACCGCTAGTTTGTTGATCTTTTCCTGCCTTCTGAAATTTATTGAAGGAAAGGGCTGTGTGTTCACATATGATGCTGTCGGATCTTACGAACGGGTGGGATACAGTGCCCAAGGTTCTGGTGCAACTCTTATCACACCCTTCTTGGACAACCAACTGAAATCTCCCAGTCCTCTTTTGTTGCCTGCAAAG GACGCAGTGACTCCACTTTCAGAGGTAGAAGCCATCGACTTGGTCAAAACCTGTTTCGTTTCAGCAACTGAAAGAGATATTTACACA GGAGACGAGGTGGAGATGCTCGTAGTGAACGCTAGTGGTCTCCGTCGTGAGTTCATGGATCTCAGGAAAGATTAG